From a region of the Thermosipho melanesiensis BI429 genome:
- a CDS encoding DUF4408 domain-containing protein, translating to MKKFGMKLIVTFSNKKGNEKIKTSIMNPIAAFLSIVPNRKTLITNIIILTLQKGITILSIPNIISAMIFEVIGYAFTKSIVSPPYLYIVLYKYNTYKEKNK from the coding sequence TTGAAGAAGTTTGGAATGAAATTAATAGTAACGTTTTCTAATAAAAAAGGAAATGAGAAAATCAAGACTAGTATTATGAATCCTATTGCAGCATTTTTGAGTATAGTTCCAAACAGAAAAACACTTATTACAAATATTATAATTTTAACACTCCAAAAGGGTATAACAATACTAAGTATTCCTAATATAATTAGTGCTATGATTTTTGAAGTTATAGGGTATGCTTTCACAAAGTCCATAGTATCACCTCCATATTTATATATTGTTCTATATAAGTATAACACATACAAAGAAAAAAACAAATAA
- a CDS encoding HesA/MoeB/ThiF family protein, whose protein sequence is MLVVGAGSLGSVVLENLVRLGFKNIIIYYDYKEIDLSDLNRQVLYNSKDIGKRKVFVSKENLLKINLSCNIEIFNEKITKSFDQEIDLIFDCADNLEKQKL, encoded by the coding sequence ATTTTAGTTGTTGGAGCTGGTAGCCTAGGAAGTGTCGTTTTGGAAAATCTTGTGCGTTTGGGATTTAAAAATATTATTATCTATTATGATTACAAAGAAATAGACCTTTCTGATTTAAATAGACAAGTCTTATATAATAGCAAGGATATAGGAAAAAGAAAAGTATTTGTCTCTAAAGAAAATCTTCTAAAAATTAACCTTTCATGTAATATAGAAATTTTCAATGAAAAGATAACAAAAAGTTTTGATCAAGAAATTGATTTGATATTTGATTGTGCTGATAACCTGGAAAAACAAAAACTTTGA
- a CDS encoding aspartate ammonia-lyase — MRKEKDYLGEVDIEDNALYGISSKRATQIFPSTDEKFDEKFIWAYFIIKKSAAILNKELSYLDEEIGNAIIQACDEWEELKKHIIVDPLSGGAGTSVNMNINEVIANRASQILGKDFGYVKPIEHVNLHQSTNDTFTTAGKIATIVRLRELIGEVITLQDVIQQKEKEFYRIRKVGRTQLMDGPPIMLGQEFGAFADALARDRWRLNKVEERIRNVNIGGTAIGTGIGAPKEYVLKITNTLREISKVKIAKADNLIDCTQNMDVFSEVHGLLKSLAVNIYKISNDIRLLSSGPNSGIGELIIPPVQIGSSIMPGKINPVVSEYAMQLSLVVFAHDSLINHACAQGNLELNQFAPIIVHYTLKSLKFLKNACLALVSYIDKIKANEEKCKENLEKSISNLTPLINLFGYDEVSNTIKEANYNLFKAIEILSQKNNLPKEELLKKITPQNLTKLGF, encoded by the coding sequence ATGCGAAAAGAAAAAGATTACCTTGGAGAGGTAGATATAGAAGATAATGCTTTGTATGGTATTTCTTCAAAAAGAGCAACTCAGATATTCCCATCTACAGATGAAAAATTTGATGAAAAATTCATCTGGGCATATTTCATAATAAAAAAATCTGCAGCAATATTAAATAAAGAACTTTCATATCTTGATGAAGAAATTGGTAATGCCATTATTCAAGCATGTGATGAATGGGAAGAGTTAAAAAAACACATAATTGTAGATCCACTATCTGGTGGAGCTGGAACATCGGTCAACATGAACATAAATGAAGTCATCGCAAACAGAGCTTCGCAAATACTGGGTAAAGATTTTGGTTATGTAAAACCTATAGAACACGTAAATTTACACCAATCAACAAACGACACATTCACAACTGCTGGCAAGATTGCCACAATAGTAAGGCTCAGAGAACTTATTGGTGAAGTTATAACCTTACAAGATGTCATACAACAAAAAGAAAAAGAATTCTATAGAATCAGAAAAGTTGGAAGAACACAATTAATGGATGGCCCACCAATAATGCTTGGACAAGAATTCGGTGCATTTGCCGATGCACTTGCCCGTGATAGATGGAGGCTAAACAAAGTAGAGGAAAGAATTAGAAATGTAAACATTGGAGGAACGGCAATTGGAACTGGAATTGGTGCACCAAAAGAATATGTGCTTAAAATAACAAACACATTAAGAGAGATTTCAAAAGTAAAAATAGCAAAAGCAGATAATTTAATAGATTGCACACAAAATATGGACGTGTTCTCTGAAGTTCATGGTCTCCTAAAATCTTTAGCCGTTAACATTTACAAAATCTCCAATGATATTAGACTACTTTCAAGTGGCCCAAATAGTGGTATTGGAGAATTAATTATTCCTCCAGTTCAAATTGGAAGCTCCATTATGCCTGGAAAAATTAATCCAGTAGTTTCTGAATACGCTATGCAACTTTCTCTAGTCGTTTTTGCACACGATAGTCTAATAAATCACGCATGTGCTCAAGGAAATCTTGAACTAAACCAGTTTGCACCAATTATAGTTCATTATACACTAAAATCACTAAAATTTCTAAAAAACGCTTGTTTAGCTTTAGTAAGCTATATAGATAAAATAAAAGCAAATGAAGAAAAATGTAAAGAAAATCTCGAAAAATCAATATCTAATCTTACACCCTTAATCAATCTATTTGGCTATGATGAAGTATCAAATACAATAAAAGAAGCAAATTATAACTTATTCAAAGCAATTGAAATACTTTCTCAGAAAAATAACTTGCCTAAAGAAGAATTATTGAAAAAAATAACCCCCCAAAATCTAACTAAACTTGGTTTTTGA
- the hydF gene encoding [FeFe] hydrogenase H-cluster maturation GTPase HydF translates to MIASGGFRKYIAITGRRNVGKSSFMNALIGQEVSIVSNVAGTTTDPVFKSMELSPVGPITLIDTPGLDDVGELGIKRIKKAKKSLYRADCGILIVDDIPGNFEEQIIKLFKELEIPYFIAINKIDTIDHENIEKEYKKYNVPILKVSALKKIGFEKIGKTINSILPKDDEIPYLSDLIDGGDLVILVVPIDLGAPKGRLIMPQVHAIREGLDREALVLVVKERELRYAIENIGIKPRLVVTDSQSVMKVVSDVPEDIDLTTFSILESRYRGDLEYFVESVKAVENLKDGDTVIIMEGCTHRPLTEDIGRVKIPRWLTNHTGAALNLKVWAGVDMPELSEIEDAKLIIHCGGCVMNRNNMMRRVRMFKRLNIPMTNYGVVISYLHGVLERAIKPLMR, encoded by the coding sequence GTGATAGCAAGTGGTGGTTTTAGAAAGTATATTGCAATTACTGGAAGAAGAAATGTCGGAAAATCGTCATTTATGAATGCACTAATAGGCCAAGAAGTATCTATAGTTAGTAATGTGGCAGGAACAACTACAGATCCTGTTTTTAAAAGCATGGAACTTTCCCCGGTAGGCCCCATTACATTAATTGACACTCCTGGTTTGGATGATGTTGGTGAACTAGGAATAAAAAGAATTAAAAAAGCAAAAAAAAGTCTATATAGAGCTGATTGCGGAATTCTAATTGTAGATGACATACCTGGAAACTTTGAAGAGCAAATTATAAAACTCTTCAAAGAACTAGAAATTCCTTATTTTATAGCCATAAACAAAATTGATACAATTGACCATGAAAATATCGAAAAAGAATATAAAAAATATAATGTTCCCATATTGAAAGTTTCAGCGCTAAAAAAAATAGGTTTTGAAAAAATAGGCAAAACAATAAATTCTATATTACCCAAAGATGATGAAATCCCTTATCTTTCAGACCTAATTGATGGTGGGGATCTAGTTATTCTAGTTGTACCAATAGATTTAGGTGCACCAAAGGGACGTTTAATCATGCCACAAGTACATGCAATAAGAGAGGGATTAGATAGAGAAGCACTTGTTTTAGTAGTTAAAGAGAGAGAGTTAAGATATGCAATCGAAAATATAGGCATAAAACCGAGATTAGTAGTTACCGATTCTCAAAGTGTAATGAAGGTTGTCTCAGACGTTCCTGAAGATATCGACCTAACAACATTTTCCATACTTGAATCTAGATACCGTGGAGATCTAGAATACTTTGTAGAAAGTGTAAAAGCCGTTGAAAATTTAAAAGATGGTGATACTGTAATAATTATGGAAGGTTGTACACATAGACCCTTAACTGAAGATATTGGAAGAGTTAAAATCCCAAGATGGTTAACTAACCATACCGGAGCAGCATTAAATTTGAAAGTTTGGGCTGGTGTAGATATGCCCGAACTTTCAGAAATAGAAGATGCAAAATTAATAATACACTGTGGGGGATGTGTAATGAATAGAAATAACATGATGAGAAGGGTAAGAATGTTTAAAAGGCTAAACATTCCTATGACAAACTATGGGGTTGTTATATCATATCTCCATGGAGTTCTTGAGAGGGCAATAAAACCGCTAATGAGGTGA